The following proteins are co-located in the Thermus tengchongensis genome:
- a CDS encoding GAF domain-containing protein encodes MRPLARLRLDPKGVATVLEADPSLGLEGDSLPCALLVQGQDPFGRPLCPRCPVQRELRRGAYRASTPLLLKGRRLRCQGYREGEGFLVELHPERAEPPDLLLELSRLTQHLLQSPENFPRALEEFLKALRLALGMEAAELFLIDPEGHHLILTAYEGLHREAFLERPWFQLGEGYPGLVALRREPFFTHALPEDPRYLRQKVKQLGYQTYICYPLELPQGLIGVLNLASRNPNLDHQEPLETLSRISPLFASTLYTLLTRLGEVGLQALHQHFYRGEVSEARLSFLQGIRRLTQATGVRVVAREGERWEVGLVPACAMRDCPAWKGRVMGHKNGLPECPEAQGRPRTCLPLWARGEVVAMVTLFHARPPKPATRPAAPALWFSRLAVPFLFPSASQEKADSPELEIYALGQFRLRYRGRELTPKHFGRSGAFQLFKYLLANKDRALYADELCEVLCPHLPPEKARQELYTLVYHLRKTLPGIVEREGEYYRLKLPQDRFLDFERFEELMRKADLEEGLSAFKTLRQALDLYKGPLFGDDPYGEWAEVERNYLQDRALAGLLRLGELAEALGYVEVAKEAYARALKLEPYLEDAQRRLALLKG; translated from the coding sequence ATGAGGCCCTTAGCCCGGCTACGGCTAGACCCCAAGGGGGTGGCCACGGTCCTCGAGGCCGACCCCTCCTTGGGTCTGGAAGGGGACAGCCTCCCTTGTGCCCTACTGGTCCAGGGGCAGGACCCCTTCGGCCGCCCCCTTTGCCCCCGGTGCCCTGTGCAACGGGAGCTCAGGCGGGGAGCCTACCGGGCCAGCACCCCCCTTCTCCTCAAAGGAAGGCGGCTGCGTTGCCAGGGCTACCGAGAAGGGGAAGGTTTTTTGGTGGAGCTTCACCCCGAACGGGCCGAGCCCCCGGATCTCCTCTTGGAGCTCTCCCGCCTTACCCAGCACCTCCTGCAAAGCCCGGAGAACTTCCCCAGGGCCCTGGAGGAGTTCCTCAAGGCCCTGCGGCTGGCCCTGGGCATGGAGGCCGCCGAGCTCTTCCTGATCGACCCCGAGGGGCACCACCTGATCTTGACGGCCTATGAGGGCCTTCATCGGGAGGCTTTCCTGGAAAGGCCCTGGTTCCAGTTGGGGGAAGGGTACCCCGGCCTCGTGGCCCTGAGGCGGGAACCCTTCTTCACCCACGCCCTCCCGGAAGACCCTCGGTATCTGCGGCAAAAGGTCAAGCAGCTGGGCTACCAGACCTACATCTGCTACCCCTTAGAGCTTCCCCAGGGGCTCATCGGGGTCCTGAACCTGGCCTCCCGCAATCCAAACCTGGACCACCAGGAGCCCCTGGAAACCCTCTCCCGCATCAGCCCCCTCTTCGCCAGCACCTTGTATACCCTTCTTACCCGGCTGGGAGAGGTGGGCTTACAGGCCCTCCACCAACATTTCTACCGGGGCGAAGTTTCCGAGGCCCGGTTGTCCTTCCTGCAGGGGATCCGGCGCCTCACCCAGGCTACCGGGGTCCGGGTGGTGGCACGGGAAGGAGAGCGGTGGGAGGTGGGCCTGGTTCCCGCTTGCGCCATGCGGGATTGCCCCGCCTGGAAGGGAAGGGTGATGGGCCACAAAAACGGGCTTCCCGAATGCCCCGAAGCTCAGGGGCGGCCCAGGACCTGCCTGCCCCTTTGGGCCCGGGGAGAAGTGGTGGCCATGGTCACCCTATTCCACGCCCGTCCCCCCAAGCCCGCCACCCGTCCCGCGGCCCCTGCCCTGTGGTTTTCCAGGCTGGCCGTTCCCTTTCTCTTCCCCTCCGCGAGCCAGGAAAAGGCCGATTCCCCGGAGCTGGAAATCTACGCCCTGGGGCAGTTCCGCCTACGGTACCGGGGAAGGGAACTCACCCCGAAGCACTTCGGCCGGAGCGGGGCCTTCCAGCTTTTCAAGTACCTTCTGGCCAACAAGGACCGGGCCCTCTACGCGGACGAGCTTTGTGAGGTCCTGTGCCCCCATCTGCCACCCGAAAAGGCCCGGCAGGAGCTCTACACCTTGGTTTACCACCTGCGCAAAACCCTCCCGGGCATCGTGGAACGGGAAGGGGAATACTACCGCTTGAAACTGCCCCAGGACCGCTTCTTGGACTTTGAGCGTTTTGAGGAGCTGATGCGCAAGGCCGACCTCGAGGAGGGGCTTTCCGCTTTCAAAACGCTTCGGCAGGCCCTGGACCTCTACAAAGGCCCCCTCTTCGGGGACGACCCCTATGGGGAGTGGGCGGAGGTGGAGCGGAACTACCTGCAGGACCGGGCCCTTGCCGGCCTCCTGCGTCTTGGGGAGTTGGCCGAAGCGTTGGGCTACGTGGAGGTGGCCAAGGAAGCCTACGCCCGGGCCCTAAAGCTGGAGCCCTACTTGGAGGACGCGCAAAGGCGCCTGGCCCTCCTCAAGGGGTAA
- a CDS encoding c-type cytochrome gives MKGKRFFPLALLLALSLALAQDGQALYGQYCAACHGAEGQGIPGAIPPLAGNPKVQDEAHVVKVVREGLSGLLEVNGVTYSGVMPPMPQVSEAEARAIAQYLKGLSGAQAEAKAPASQVRGDPALGRALYLGQKALQNGGAPCQACHTVAGVGFLGGGSMGKDLTDAAKRLGGEAGLTALLQNPAFPVMREAYKGKPLTEVEASALAAFLVQVANEVPRPASLYLGRFLVAGLVLLGLLLLYQAILWQLRPKSLAERIQDQLRR, from the coding sequence ATGAAGGGCAAACGCTTCTTTCCCCTGGCCTTGCTCCTGGCCCTTTCCCTGGCGCTAGCCCAGGACGGGCAGGCCCTTTACGGCCAGTACTGCGCGGCCTGCCACGGCGCAGAGGGGCAGGGCATCCCCGGGGCCATCCCTCCCTTAGCGGGGAACCCCAAGGTGCAGGACGAGGCCCATGTGGTGAAGGTGGTGCGGGAGGGGCTTTCTGGCCTGCTGGAGGTAAACGGGGTGACCTATAGCGGGGTCATGCCCCCCATGCCCCAGGTGTCCGAGGCCGAGGCTCGGGCCATCGCCCAGTACCTAAAGGGTTTATCGGGTGCGCAAGCCGAGGCCAAGGCGCCCGCTTCCCAGGTCCGAGGGGATCCCGCTTTGGGCCGGGCCCTGTACCTGGGGCAAAAAGCCCTGCAAAACGGTGGGGCGCCCTGCCAAGCCTGCCACACGGTGGCGGGGGTGGGCTTCCTGGGCGGGGGGTCTATGGGGAAAGACCTCACGGATGCCGCCAAGCGCCTAGGGGGCGAGGCAGGGCTTACGGCCCTATTACAAAACCCCGCTTTCCCTGTGATGCGGGAAGCCTACAAGGGCAAGCCCCTGACCGAGGTGGAGGCGTCAGCCCTGGCCGCTTTTTTGGTGCAGGTTGCCAACGAGGTGCCAAGGCCCGCTTCCCTGTACCTGGGTCGGTTCTTGGTGGCGGGGTTGGTCCTTTTGGGGCTCCTGCTGCTTTACCAGGCCATCCTCTGGCAGCTGAGGCCCAAGAGCCTGGCGGAGCGTATCCAAGACCAGCTTAGGAGGTAA
- a CDS encoding nitrate reductase subunit alpha, protein MKDWIKEIESPAERKWEEFYRNRFQHDKRVRTTHGVNCTGSCSWEVFVKDGIVTWELQATDYPSLEAGLPPYEPRGCQRGISFSWYLYSPIRVKYPYAKGALLDLWREAKKQHPDPVAAWEAIQSDPHKRKRYQKARGKGGFRRASWDEVLELIAAAVVSTVRRYGPDRVIGFSPIPAMSQISYAAGSRFLSLLGGVPLSFYDWYCDLPNASPEIWGEQTDVHESADWYNARFIAVMGSNLNMTRTPDTHFIAEVRHAGAKLTVFSPDFSQVSKYADWWIPINPGQDGAFWMAVNHVLLKEYYAEREVPYFLDYLKRYTDAPLLIEIRDGRPGRYLRANRLSEYAEEENGDFKLLLWDEEKGPRMPGGTLGFRWQKEKGKWNLKLEDPRTGEPLNPHLSLLGVEDEVLLLEFDDFASDQKLKRGVPVKYVVTKEGEKVAVATVFDLLMAQFGVGRGLPGDYPRDYEDERPYTPAWQEKWTGIHRDTLLKYARSWAENGLKTKGKNLIIIGAGINHWYHNNLMYRAGIVALMLTGSVGVNGGGLAHYVGQEKLANQASWGPIAFATDWGYPPRQQNTPSFHYVHSDQWRYERGFSAYDKTAQGLSDHTIDHQVRAVRKGWLPFFPQFNKSPLEVVKEAEAKGAKTEAEIVGYVVEALKRGELRFAVEDPDAPENWPRVWFIWRGNAIGTSAKGHEFFLKHYLGTHTNLVAEERAEGQVQEVVYRKPAPEGKLDLVVDLNFRMDTSALYSDIVLPAATWYEKDDINTTDLHTFINPLQAAVPPAWESKPDWEIFKAVAKKVSELARVHLPKPVKDIVMIPLQHDTPDELAQLEDRDWKRGEAEPIPGKTMPKFRVVERDYTQLYEKMVTLGPAVEKNGVGMHGLSIPVEDFYRELAERQPRLFQGEKRPSLEEARQVAEAILFLDPVSNGELAYRAFLDEEKKTGVKLTDLAEGSRHVRISFKDLVAQPRRQLTTPTWSAIINQGRAYSPYTLNVERFIPWRTLTGRQHFYLDHPNYLAWGEHLPTYKPRPEVHMLQETEKSAQEAGGKLMNYITPHGKWSIHSTYSENHRMMTLSRGGYPVWLNDKDAAELGIKDNDWVELFNDNGVFVQRAIVSARIPRGTVFVYHATERTVGIPKSPLRGKRAGMNNSLTRARLKPVLMSGGYAQFTYAFNYWGPVGVNRDTWVFVRKLERPPEW, encoded by the coding sequence ATGAAGGATTGGATTAAGGAAATAGAAAGCCCAGCGGAGAGGAAGTGGGAGGAGTTCTACCGCAACCGGTTCCAACACGACAAGCGGGTGCGCACCACCCACGGGGTGAACTGCACGGGGTCTTGCTCGTGGGAGGTTTTCGTTAAGGATGGGATCGTCACCTGGGAGCTCCAGGCCACCGACTACCCGAGCCTCGAGGCGGGCCTGCCCCCCTACGAGCCCCGGGGCTGCCAGCGGGGCATCAGCTTCAGCTGGTACCTGTATAGCCCCATCCGGGTGAAGTACCCCTACGCCAAGGGGGCCCTTCTGGACCTCTGGCGGGAGGCCAAAAAGCAGCATCCCGACCCCGTGGCTGCCTGGGAGGCCATCCAGAGCGATCCCCATAAGCGCAAGCGCTACCAGAAGGCAAGGGGTAAGGGAGGCTTCCGGCGGGCGAGTTGGGACGAGGTCCTGGAGCTCATCGCCGCCGCGGTGGTTTCCACGGTGAGGCGCTACGGGCCGGACCGGGTGATCGGGTTCTCCCCCATCCCGGCCATGAGCCAGATCTCCTACGCCGCTGGAAGCCGCTTCCTCTCCCTTTTGGGCGGGGTCCCCTTGAGCTTCTATGACTGGTACTGCGACCTGCCCAACGCTTCTCCCGAGATCTGGGGAGAACAGACGGACGTTCACGAGTCCGCCGACTGGTACAACGCCCGCTTCATCGCCGTCATGGGCTCCAACCTCAACATGACCCGCACCCCCGACACCCACTTCATCGCCGAGGTGCGCCACGCTGGGGCCAAGCTCACCGTCTTCAGCCCCGACTTCTCCCAGGTTTCCAAGTACGCCGACTGGTGGATTCCCATTAACCCTGGCCAGGACGGGGCCTTCTGGATGGCGGTGAACCACGTCCTCCTCAAGGAATACTACGCCGAGCGGGAGGTGCCCTACTTCCTGGACTACCTGAAGCGGTACACCGACGCCCCCCTCTTGATAGAGATCCGGGATGGCCGTCCCGGGCGCTACCTCAGGGCTAACCGCCTCTCGGAGTACGCCGAGGAGGAAAACGGGGACTTCAAGCTCCTCCTCTGGGATGAGGAGAAAGGCCCCAGGATGCCCGGGGGAACCCTCGGCTTCCGCTGGCAGAAGGAGAAGGGTAAGTGGAACCTGAAGCTAGAAGACCCCAGAACCGGCGAGCCCTTAAACCCCCACCTGAGCCTCTTGGGGGTGGAGGACGAGGTCCTTCTCCTGGAGTTTGACGACTTCGCCTCCGACCAAAAGCTCAAGCGGGGCGTGCCCGTCAAGTACGTGGTGACCAAGGAGGGGGAAAAGGTGGCGGTGGCCACCGTCTTTGACCTCCTCATGGCCCAGTTCGGGGTGGGGCGGGGTCTTCCGGGGGATTACCCCAGGGATTACGAGGACGAACGGCCTTACACCCCCGCTTGGCAAGAGAAGTGGACCGGGATCCACCGGGATACCCTCCTTAAGTACGCCCGCTCCTGGGCGGAAAACGGCCTCAAGACCAAGGGGAAAAACCTCATCATCATCGGGGCGGGCATCAACCACTGGTACCACAACAACCTCATGTACCGGGCGGGGATCGTGGCTTTGATGCTCACGGGAAGCGTGGGGGTGAACGGCGGGGGCCTGGCCCACTACGTGGGCCAGGAGAAGCTGGCCAACCAGGCCTCCTGGGGTCCCATTGCCTTCGCCACCGACTGGGGCTATCCCCCCAGGCAGCAGAACACCCCGAGCTTCCACTACGTCCACTCCGACCAGTGGCGCTACGAGCGGGGCTTCTCCGCCTACGACAAGACGGCCCAGGGGCTTTCCGACCACACCATCGACCACCAGGTGCGGGCGGTGCGCAAGGGGTGGCTCCCCTTCTTCCCCCAGTTCAACAAAAGCCCCCTCGAGGTGGTCAAGGAGGCGGAGGCCAAGGGGGCCAAGACCGAGGCGGAGATCGTGGGGTACGTGGTGGAGGCCTTGAAGCGGGGGGAGCTTCGCTTCGCCGTGGAGGACCCCGACGCCCCCGAGAACTGGCCCAGGGTCTGGTTCATCTGGCGGGGGAACGCCATCGGCACCAGCGCCAAGGGGCACGAGTTCTTCCTCAAGCACTACCTAGGCACCCACACGAACCTGGTGGCGGAGGAAAGGGCAGAGGGGCAGGTGCAGGAGGTGGTTTACCGCAAGCCGGCCCCCGAGGGGAAGCTGGACCTGGTGGTCGACCTCAACTTCCGCATGGACACCAGCGCCCTCTACTCCGACATCGTCCTCCCCGCCGCCACCTGGTACGAGAAGGACGACATCAACACCACGGACCTCCACACCTTCATCAACCCCCTGCAGGCCGCCGTGCCCCCGGCCTGGGAGTCCAAGCCAGACTGGGAGATCTTCAAGGCCGTGGCCAAGAAGGTGTCGGAGCTGGCCAGGGTCCACTTACCTAAGCCCGTCAAGGACATCGTCATGATCCCCCTCCAGCACGACACCCCGGACGAACTGGCCCAGCTTGAGGACCGGGACTGGAAGAGAGGGGAAGCGGAGCCCATCCCCGGCAAGACCATGCCCAAGTTCCGGGTGGTGGAGCGGGACTACACCCAGCTCTACGAGAAGATGGTCACCCTGGGGCCAGCTGTGGAGAAGAACGGGGTGGGGATGCACGGGCTTTCCATCCCGGTGGAGGACTTCTACCGGGAGCTCGCCGAGCGCCAGCCCCGGCTTTTCCAGGGGGAGAAGCGGCCGAGCCTCGAGGAGGCCCGCCAGGTGGCCGAGGCCATCCTTTTCCTGGACCCCGTTTCCAACGGGGAGCTGGCCTACCGGGCCTTTCTGGACGAGGAGAAAAAGACCGGCGTCAAGCTCACCGACCTGGCCGAGGGGAGCCGCCACGTGCGCATCTCCTTCAAGGACCTGGTGGCCCAGCCCCGCCGCCAGCTCACCACCCCTACTTGGAGCGCCATCATCAACCAAGGCCGGGCCTACAGCCCCTACACCCTGAACGTGGAGCGGTTCATCCCCTGGCGCACCCTCACGGGGAGGCAACACTTCTACCTGGACCACCCCAACTACCTGGCCTGGGGCGAACACCTCCCCACCTACAAGCCAAGGCCCGAGGTCCACATGCTTCAAGAAACGGAGAAGAGCGCCCAGGAGGCAGGCGGCAAGCTCATGAACTACATCACCCCCCACGGGAAGTGGTCCATCCACTCCACCTACTCGGAGAACCACCGCATGATGACCCTCTCCCGGGGCGGCTACCCGGTCTGGCTCAACGACAAGGATGCGGCGGAGCTGGGCATCAAGGACAACGACTGGGTGGAGCTTTTCAACGACAACGGGGTCTTTGTACAGAGGGCCATCGTTTCCGCCCGCATCCCCAGGGGAACCGTTTTCGTGTACCACGCCACCGAGCGCACGGTGGGCATCCCCAAGAGCCCCCTTAGGGGCAAGCGGGCGGGCATGAACAACTCCCTCACCCGGGCCCGCCTCAAGCCCGTCTTGATGTCCGGGGGCTATGCCCAGTTCACCTACGCCTTCAACTACTGGGGGCCGGTGGGGGTGAACCGGGACACCTGGGTCTTCGTGCGCAAGCTGGAGCGGCCCCCAGAGTGGTAA